In one window of Bacteroides sp. DNA:
- a CDS encoding linear amide C-N hydrolase — MKNGKPVIILAVVILLSLISPSVYPCTTFVLHQGNKIVLGRNLDWITGSGLMMTNPRDLKKTALVDPQEKAIEWVAKYGSITFNQIGRDLPYGGINETGLVVEHMTLEQTQYPTKDDRYAISANQWIQFQLDNCSTIEEVIHSDTLLRIVDATSKYHFLISDKFGNAATIEFLDGKMVSHFQHSLPIPALANSTYESSLECYETKGDTDSNRSLYNFCTVAQKIDKKQHLSSDSIVNDAFEFLNSVNQGLGTKWSIVYDITNMRIYFKIFETPIIAGAQKIFLKQAGQAEMKFVDFRNFDFNCSENVKVFNLNENFSGAVDNQFVNYSTEINKAFITEAFTFFKDWGFDLNMSSEQIDYLAKYPETFVCKDEKNE; from the coding sequence ATGAAAAATGGCAAACCAGTAATTATTTTAGCTGTCGTCATCTTATTGAGCCTGATTTCGCCTTCCGTTTATCCCTGCACAACCTTTGTCCTTCATCAAGGCAACAAGATCGTTTTGGGACGTAATCTCGACTGGATTACTGGTTCAGGATTAATGATGACCAATCCAAGAGATCTAAAAAAAACTGCTCTTGTTGACCCCCAGGAGAAGGCCATTGAATGGGTAGCCAAATATGGTAGTATAACCTTTAACCAGATTGGAAGAGATTTACCTTATGGCGGAATCAATGAAACTGGACTGGTAGTTGAACATATGACCCTGGAGCAGACTCAGTATCCAACCAAGGATGACCGCTATGCTATTAGTGCAAACCAATGGATTCAATTTCAGTTAGATAATTGTTCGACCATTGAAGAAGTTATTCATAGTGATACATTGTTGAGAATTGTTGATGCAACTTCAAAATATCATTTTCTCATTAGTGATAAATTCGGAAATGCAGCAACCATAGAATTCCTGGATGGAAAAATGGTAAGCCATTTTCAACATTCTCTTCCCATCCCAGCGCTGGCAAACAGCACTTATGAAAGTTCTTTAGAATGTTACGAAACCAAGGGGGACACTGATTCCAACCGGTCCCTTTATAACTTTTGTACAGTCGCTCAAAAGATTGATAAAAAACAGCATTTATCAAGTGACTCAATAGTGAACGATGCATTTGAATTTTTAAATTCAGTAAATCAAGGACTTGGAACAAAATGGAGTATTGTTTACGATATCACTAATATGAGAATCTATTTCAAGATTTTTGAAACACCCATCATTGCCGGAGCACAAAAAATATTTTTGAAACAAGCGGGACAAGCAGAAATGAAATTTGTTGATTTCAGAAATTTCGATTTTAATTGTTCGGAAAATGTTAAAGTTTTCAATCTTAATGAAAATTTTTCTGGGGCAGTTGATAATCAGTTCGTAAATTACTCAACCGAAATAAATAAAGCATTCATTACAGAAGCATTTACATTTTTCAAGGATTGGGGATTTGACCTGAATATGAGTTCAGAGCAAATTGATTACCTGGCCAAATATCCAGAGACATTTGTTTGTAAGGATGAGAAAAATGAATGA